One genomic window of Polyangium aurulentum includes the following:
- a CDS encoding carboxypeptidase-like regulatory domain-containing protein, protein MSRSGGARASAFSRAPFVLAAVLAMLQAPPAAAQPKASPGAIRIHVRGSAQINATATTEPSGLVTRGEVIDDAGAPVPGATLSLRAVGPDGSTALPLPDFSACDATSRRSRRAVRRTAPDEYAVDTDDRGAFCVRAATSLGQATLKLRFTGDDLRDPSESTVALDAVDASAARTILRFEPAVDVLDLDREKVSIAASLRVDRSGPARAPAGATRREGLTITLEDERGERIAQGMTGGDGRVRFELPTASLPGPGAGELRLRFEGTAGLAKASSSQPIVRRAEARLALAHPVDTGDPEDGVAIDVDVTTARGPVSGGVVEALRGNESVGAGSVQDGKAHVIASFSADREVTVPLVLRYVPAAPFYRAGATLPVEVRITGPGIARQILAALLVLGVTAWIVVGWRRAPMPKPKCSDDTSAVPSGRAGIEVVRAAAGQSGWRGTVLDAHDGTPVAGARLVIVAPAFQGDGVVARVTADERGEFVLDAPHRSDARLVVEADAHSRHEQALPPPSVLRVALITRRRALLERMIRWARRHGTPFDAQPEPTPGHVRRAAARSNALDIESWARSVEQAVYGPATVDEDIESKIGAAEPRGVKKPVP, encoded by the coding sequence ATGTCTCGCAGCGGAGGGGCCCGAGCGAGCGCCTTCTCGCGCGCGCCGTTCGTGCTCGCAGCCGTGCTCGCGATGCTCCAGGCTCCGCCGGCCGCGGCTCAGCCAAAAGCGTCTCCGGGCGCCATCCGGATTCACGTGCGCGGTAGCGCACAGATCAACGCAACGGCGACCACCGAGCCGAGTGGCCTCGTCACGCGCGGCGAGGTGATCGACGACGCAGGCGCCCCCGTGCCCGGCGCTACCCTCTCCCTCCGCGCTGTCGGGCCCGACGGCTCGACGGCCCTGCCGCTGCCCGACTTTTCTGCTTGCGATGCGACCTCGCGCCGTTCGAGGCGGGCGGTGCGCCGCACGGCGCCCGACGAGTATGCGGTCGACACCGACGATCGCGGCGCGTTCTGCGTGCGCGCGGCGACCTCGCTCGGCCAGGCGACGCTCAAGCTCCGCTTCACGGGCGACGATCTGCGCGATCCATCGGAAAGCACGGTTGCGCTCGACGCGGTGGACGCGTCTGCTGCGCGCACGATCCTGCGCTTCGAGCCGGCCGTCGACGTGCTCGATCTCGATCGCGAGAAGGTCTCGATCGCCGCGTCGCTGCGCGTGGATCGATCGGGGCCCGCGCGAGCTCCGGCGGGAGCGACGCGTCGCGAGGGGCTCACCATCACGCTCGAGGACGAGCGCGGCGAGCGCATCGCGCAGGGCATGACGGGCGGCGACGGGCGCGTGCGGTTCGAGCTTCCGACAGCCTCGCTGCCCGGCCCCGGCGCGGGCGAGCTGCGGCTGCGGTTCGAGGGAACGGCAGGGCTCGCGAAGGCGAGCAGCTCGCAGCCCATCGTGCGGCGCGCCGAGGCTCGGCTCGCGCTCGCGCACCCTGTCGACACGGGCGATCCGGAGGACGGCGTCGCGATCGACGTCGACGTCACGACCGCGCGCGGTCCCGTCTCGGGCGGCGTCGTCGAGGCGCTGCGCGGCAACGAGAGCGTGGGCGCGGGATCGGTGCAGGACGGCAAGGCGCACGTCATCGCGTCCTTCTCCGCCGATCGTGAAGTCACCGTGCCGCTCGTGCTGCGCTACGTGCCCGCTGCGCCTTTCTACCGCGCGGGGGCGACGCTGCCCGTCGAGGTTCGCATCACCGGGCCCGGCATCGCTCGACAGATCCTGGCCGCGCTGCTCGTGCTCGGCGTGACCGCGTGGATCGTCGTCGGCTGGAGGCGCGCGCCGATGCCCAAGCCGAAGTGCTCGGACGACACGAGCGCGGTGCCGTCGGGGCGCGCAGGGATCGAGGTCGTGCGCGCTGCGGCTGGGCAGAGCGGCTGGCGCGGGACGGTGCTCGATGCGCACGACGGCACGCCCGTCGCAGGCGCGCGGCTCGTGATCGTGGCGCCCGCGTTCCAGGGCGACGGCGTGGTCGCACGGGTGACGGCGGACGAGCGAGGCGAGTTCGTCCTCGACGCTCCTCACCGCAGTGACGCGAGGCTCGTGGTGGAGGCGGATGCGCACAGCCGGCACGAGCAGGCGCTGCCCCCGCCGAGCGTGCTGCGGGTGGCGCTGATCACGCGGCGGCGCGCGCTGCTCGAGCGCATGATCCGGTGGGCGCGGCGCCACGGCACGCCGTTCGACGCCCAGCCCGAGCCGACCCCGGGGCATGTACGCCGGGCCGCGGCTCGCTCGAACGCCCTGGATATCGAGTCGTGGGCCCGCTCGGTCGAGCAGGCCGTCTACGGGCCGGCCACGGTCGACGAGGACATCGAGTCGAAGATCGGCGCCGCCGAACCTCGGGGGGTCAAAAAGCCAGTACCATGA